The Oscillospiraceae bacterium genome window below encodes:
- a CDS encoding type II toxin-antitoxin system YafQ family toxin, translated as MLNPELSNQFKRDYGLLVRRGYDIAKLDAVIVCLLNQTPLEPRHRDHLLKGNWRGYRSCHIADDWVLVYLIDGDRLKLLLSRTGTHVDVYGV; from the coding sequence ATGCTTAATCCTGAATTGTCGAATCAGTTCAAGCGAGATTATGGCTTGCTGGTACGACGGGGTTATGACATAGCGAAGCTCGACGCCGTTATTGTATGCCTCCTGAATCAAACTCCGCTCGAACCTCGCCATCGCGACCACCTGCTCAAAGGGAATTGGCGCGGTTATAGGAGCTGTCATATCGCCGACGACTGGGTACTGGTATACCTGATTGACGGTGACCGCCTGAAACTGCTGTTGTCCCGAACAGGGACGCACGTTGACGTTTACGGGGTATAG
- a CDS encoding type II toxin-antitoxin system RelB/DinJ family antitoxin — MSANTTYNIRIDAHIRKEADELYRSMGLSLSSAVNLFLTQSVIQRRLPIDEIIAEPLGTPPAADAYRAFETWEQAKEWLDA, encoded by the coding sequence ATGTCTGCGAACACGACGTACAACATCCGCATTGATGCCCACATTCGCAAGGAAGCCGATGAGCTCTATAGGAGTATGGGTTTGTCGCTCTCATCGGCGGTGAACTTGTTCCTTACGCAGTCGGTGATCCAGCGACGGCTTCCCATCGATGAGATCATCGCCGAACCCCTTGGCACACCGCCCGCCGCCGATGCTTACCGCGCCTTTGAAACTTGGGAACAGGCAAAGGAGTGGTTGGATGCTTAA